A single region of the Streptomyces sp. NBC_01803 genome encodes:
- a CDS encoding GlxA family transcriptional regulator, whose protein sequence is MNQDPTHGPEPAVKLAARRRREVVAVVLFSGSPMFESSIPLSVFGVDRQDAGVPRYRLLACAGEEGPLRTTGGLELRAPYGLTAVARAGTVIVPAWRSITGPPPAPALAALRRAHTEGARIVGLCTGAFALGAAGLLDGRPATTHWMYAPTLAKRYPSVHVDPRELYVDDGDILTSAGTAAGIDLCLHIVRTDHGPEAAAALARRLVLPPRRGTGTEATPHRHLDRSLPEDIGADPLAEVVAWALEHLHEQFDVETLAARAYMSRRTFDRRFRALTGSAPLQWLITQRVLQAQRLLEVSDYSVDEVAGRCGFRSPVALRGHFRRQLGASPAAYRAAYRARQQDTAERGKPVGDGFSPRLPGQRGRPAG, encoded by the coding sequence ATGAACCAGGACCCAACGCACGGCCCCGAGCCCGCCGTCAAGCTGGCTGCCCGCCGCCGCCGCGAAGTCGTCGCGGTGGTGCTGTTCAGCGGCAGTCCCATGTTCGAAAGCTCCATCCCGCTGTCCGTCTTCGGCGTCGATCGCCAGGATGCCGGGGTGCCGCGTTACCGGTTGCTCGCCTGCGCCGGAGAGGAAGGACCGCTGCGCACCACGGGCGGTCTCGAACTGCGTGCCCCCTACGGCCTCACCGCCGTGGCCAGGGCCGGCACCGTCATCGTCCCGGCGTGGCGGTCCATCACGGGCCCGCCGCCGGCCCCCGCGCTCGCGGCGCTGCGCCGCGCGCACACCGAGGGGGCCCGGATCGTCGGGCTGTGCACGGGGGCCTTCGCGCTGGGCGCCGCCGGGCTGCTCGACGGGCGCCCCGCGACGACCCACTGGATGTACGCCCCGACGCTCGCCAAGCGCTACCCGTCGGTCCACGTGGACCCCAGGGAGCTCTATGTGGACGACGGCGACATCCTGACCTCGGCCGGTACCGCGGCCGGGATCGATCTCTGTCTGCACATCGTCCGCACCGACCACGGTCCGGAGGCCGCCGCCGCGCTGGCCCGTCGGCTGGTGCTGCCGCCTCGCCGGGGCACCGGCACCGAGGCGACCCCGCACCGGCATCTCGACCGGTCTTTACCAGAGGACATCGGAGCCGACCCGCTGGCCGAGGTCGTCGCCTGGGCACTGGAGCACCTGCACGAGCAGTTCGACGTCGAAACCCTGGCCGCGCGGGCCTACATGAGCCGCCGCACCTTCGACCGCCGGTTCCGGGCGCTGACCGGGAGCGCGCCCCTGCAGTGGCTGATCACCCAGCGGGTGCTCCAGGCGCAGCGGCTGCTGGAGGTCTCGGACTACTCGGTGGACGAGGTCGCGGGCCGCTGCGGCTTCCGCTCGCCAGTGGCCCTGCGCGGCCACTTCCGGCGGCAGCTCGGCGCCTCGCCGGCCGCCTACCGGGCCGCGTACCGGGCGCGTCAGCAGGACACGGCGGAGCGCGGCAAGCCGGTGGGTGACGGCTTCTCGCCCCGCCTGCCCGGCCAGCGCGGGCGGCCCGCGGGGTGA
- the orn gene encoding oligoribonuclease translates to MNDRMVWIDCEMTGLSLADDALIEVAALVTDSELNVLGEGVDVVIRPPEGALASMPEVVRAMHTASGLLDELAGGTTLADAERLVLDYVREHAPEAGKTPLCGNTIGTDRGFLARDMPRLESHLHYRVIDVSSVKELVRRWYPRVYFNSPEKSGNHRALADIKESIAELRYYREAIFVPQPGPDSDAAKRIAAQHVVR, encoded by the coding sequence ATGAACGACCGCATGGTGTGGATCGACTGCGAGATGACCGGGCTCTCGCTGGCCGACGACGCGCTCATCGAGGTGGCCGCGCTGGTGACCGACTCCGAGCTGAACGTGCTCGGCGAGGGGGTGGACGTGGTGATTCGCCCCCCGGAGGGCGCGCTCGCGTCCATGCCGGAGGTGGTGCGCGCCATGCACACCGCCTCCGGGCTCCTGGACGAGCTGGCGGGCGGCACCACCCTGGCCGACGCCGAGCGGCTGGTCCTTGACTACGTGCGCGAGCACGCGCCGGAGGCGGGGAAGACGCCGCTGTGCGGGAACACGATCGGGACCGACCGCGGCTTCCTCGCCCGGGACATGCCGCGGCTGGAGTCGCACCTGCACTACCGCGTGATCGACGTCTCCTCGGTGAAGGAGCTGGTCCGCCGCTGGTATCCGCGGGTCTACTTCAACAGCCCGGAGAAGAGCGGGAACCACCGGGCGCTGGCGGACATCAAGGAGTCCATCGCCGAGCTCCGGTACTACCGCGAGGCGATCTTCGTGCCGCAGCCGGGCCCCGACTCGGACGCCGCCAAACGGATCGCCGCCCAGCACGTGGTGCGCTGA
- a CDS encoding peptidoglycan recognition protein family protein, with protein sequence MATPLSADTLLKALKDEGVKVVEYKSWRTNNRNHKGPWGPVNGVMIHHTVTTGTDATVELCYVGRSDLPGPLCHGVVAKSGTVYLVGHGRANHAGSGDGDVLAAVIAEKALPADNETDTDGNIHFYGFECVNLGDNKDPWPPEQVEAIVRASAALCRAHGWGKGGDTSVIGHLEWQPGKIDPRGPGISMGDVRKRVAERLKHAAGWNPEEEDDMAVSDDDIEKIATAAARKVALYKDTRLDSRDARQMWDDASSPHHTWQFKGDGATKDAWGYLTALVAEVTALRATVAELAGTLAAGDPSVDADALVARIEQAITQSGN encoded by the coding sequence ATGGCTACTCCGCTCTCCGCCGACACTCTGCTGAAAGCTCTGAAGGACGAGGGCGTCAAGGTCGTCGAGTACAAGTCGTGGCGGACGAACAACCGTAATCACAAGGGGCCGTGGGGGCCGGTGAACGGTGTGATGATCCATCACACCGTCACCACCGGGACCGACGCGACGGTCGAGCTGTGCTACGTGGGCCGCTCGGACCTGCCGGGGCCGCTGTGCCACGGTGTCGTCGCCAAGTCCGGCACCGTCTACCTGGTCGGTCACGGCCGGGCCAACCACGCGGGCTCGGGCGACGGCGACGTGCTCGCCGCCGTCATCGCCGAGAAGGCGCTGCCCGCCGACAACGAGACCGACACCGACGGCAACATCCACTTCTACGGGTTCGAGTGCGTCAACCTCGGCGACAACAAGGACCCCTGGCCCCCGGAGCAGGTGGAGGCCATCGTGCGCGCCTCCGCGGCGCTCTGCCGGGCGCACGGCTGGGGCAAGGGCGGGGACACCTCGGTCATCGGCCACCTGGAGTGGCAGCCGGGGAAGATCGACCCGCGCGGCCCCGGCATCTCGATGGGCGACGTGCGCAAGCGCGTGGCCGAGCGGCTCAAGCATGCCGCCGGCTGGAATCCGGAGGAGGAGGACGACATGGCCGTGTCCGACGACGACATCGAGAAGATCGCGACCGCCGCCGCGCGGAAGGTCGCGCTCTACAAGGACACCCGGCTGGACAGCAGGGACGCCCGCCAGATGTGGGACGACGCCTCGTCGCCGCACCACACCTGGCAGTTCAAGGGCGACGGCGCCACCAAGGACGCCTGGGGCTACCTGACCGCCCTGGTCGCCGAGGTGACGGCGCTGCGCGCCACCGTGGCGGAGCTGGCCGGCACTCTGGCGGCCGGCGACCCGAGCGTGGACGCCGATGCCCTGGTGGCCCGCATAGAACAGGCGATCACACAATCGGGGAATTGA
- a CDS encoding M50 family metallopeptidase, producing the protein MDIADIDELWNRVTGTQPEPELWLILVTAALALAAVTPFGVWRLSRNTITIAHEGGHGLVALLTGRRLEGIRLHSDTSGLTVSRGKPSGFGMILTAAAGYTAPSLLGLGGAALLSQGRITALLWGATGLLLALLVMVRNAYGMLTVLLTGAAFLLVSWLTEPDVQAGFAYLVVWFLLLGGVRPVFELQTKRRRGAARDSDADQLSRLTHVPAPMWFFFFHAVTLTSLIGGGRWLFGM; encoded by the coding sequence ATGGACATCGCTGACATCGACGAGCTGTGGAACCGGGTGACCGGCACGCAGCCGGAGCCCGAGCTCTGGCTGATCCTCGTGACCGCCGCTCTCGCCCTCGCGGCGGTCACGCCGTTCGGCGTCTGGCGCCTGTCCCGGAACACGATCACGATCGCGCACGAGGGCGGCCACGGGCTGGTGGCCCTGCTGACCGGCCGGCGGCTGGAGGGCATACGCCTGCACTCCGACACCTCCGGTCTGACCGTCTCCCGTGGCAAGCCCTCCGGGTTCGGCATGATCCTCACCGCCGCCGCCGGGTACACCGCGCCCTCGCTGCTCGGGCTCGGCGGCGCGGCGCTCCTCTCCCAGGGGCGCATCACCGCCCTGCTGTGGGGGGCCACCGGCCTCCTGCTCGCGCTGCTCGTGATGGTCCGCAACGCCTACGGCATGCTGACCGTGCTCCTCACCGGGGCCGCGTTCCTCCTGGTGTCCTGGCTCACCGAGCCGGACGTGCAGGCGGGATTCGCCTACCTGGTGGTCTGGTTCCTGCTGCTGGGCGGGGTCCGGCCGGTGTTCGAGCTCCAGACCAAACGCCGGCGCGGCGCGGCCCGGGACTCCGACGCCGACCAGCTGTCCCGGCTCACGCACGTGCCCGCCCCGATGTGGTTCTTCTTCTTCCACGCCGTCACCCTGACCTCCCTGATCGGCGGCGGCCGATGGCTGTTCGGCATGTGA
- the aroA gene encoding 3-phosphoshikimate 1-carboxyvinyltransferase, with protein sequence MTDHSETLALWPAPLASGAVAATVTVPGSKSVTNRALILAALAADPGWLRRPLRSRDTLLMADALRSLGIGIEETVSSSSAVSGLPRGRGESWRVIPAMPQAPAAVDVGNAGTVMRFLPPLAALAEGPVRFDGDPRSHERPLGGLIAALRALGARVEDDGRGALPMTVHGVGSLDGGYVEVDASTSSQFISALLLSAPRYNQGIEVRHTGRVLPSMPHIRMTVDMLRKAGAQVDSPDSGGEPNVWRVTPGALLGRDLVVEPDLSNAQPFLAAALVTGGTVTIPDWPRRTTQPGDALRRIFTEMGGRCTLDDRGLTFSGTGRVRGIDADLSEVGELTPGIAAVAALADSESVLRGVAHLRLHETDRLAALTKEINSLGGDVTETSDGLRIRPRPLHGGVFHTYEDHRLATAGAIIGLLVKDVEIEDIATTGKTMPDFPDLWHRMLSGESD encoded by the coding sequence ATGACCGACCACAGTGAAACCCTCGCGCTCTGGCCCGCGCCGCTCGCCTCCGGCGCGGTCGCCGCGACCGTCACGGTGCCCGGATCCAAGTCGGTCACCAATCGGGCCCTGATCCTCGCCGCGCTCGCCGCCGACCCCGGCTGGCTGCGCCGGCCACTGCGCTCCCGGGACACCCTCCTGATGGCCGACGCGCTGCGTTCGCTCGGCATCGGCATCGAGGAGACCGTCTCGTCCAGCTCCGCCGTCTCCGGGCTGCCGCGCGGCCGCGGCGAGTCCTGGCGCGTGATCCCGGCCATGCCCCAGGCGCCGGCCGCCGTCGACGTGGGGAACGCGGGCACCGTCATGCGCTTCCTGCCGCCGCTCGCCGCGCTCGCCGAGGGGCCGGTCCGCTTCGACGGCGACCCGCGCTCCCACGAGCGCCCGCTGGGCGGCCTGATCGCGGCCCTGCGGGCCCTCGGCGCCCGTGTCGAGGACGACGGGCGCGGCGCGCTGCCCATGACCGTGCACGGCGTCGGGTCGCTCGACGGCGGTTATGTGGAGGTCGACGCCTCGACCTCCTCGCAGTTCATCAGCGCCCTGCTGCTCTCCGCGCCCCGGTACAACCAGGGCATCGAGGTCCGCCACACCGGCCGGGTCCTGCCGTCCATGCCCCATATCCGCATGACCGTGGACATGCTGCGCAAGGCGGGCGCCCAGGTGGACTCCCCGGACTCCGGCGGCGAGCCCAACGTGTGGCGGGTGACCCCGGGCGCGCTGCTCGGACGCGACCTCGTGGTCGAGCCCGACCTGTCCAACGCGCAGCCGTTCCTGGCCGCCGCTCTGGTCACCGGCGGCACGGTGACCATCCCGGACTGGCCACGGCGGACCACGCAGCCCGGTGACGCGCTGCGCCGGATCTTCACCGAGATGGGGGGCCGCTGCACCCTGGACGATCGGGGCCTGACGTTCAGTGGCACCGGGCGGGTGCGGGGCATCGACGCCGACCTCAGCGAGGTCGGGGAGCTGACCCCGGGGATCGCGGCCGTCGCCGCGCTGGCCGATTCGGAGTCGGTGCTGCGCGGCGTCGCGCACCTGCGGCTGCACGAGACGGACCGGCTCGCCGCGCTCACCAAGGAGATCAACTCGCTGGGCGGCGACGTCACCGAGACCTCCGACGGCCTGCGCATCCGGCCGCGCCCGCTGCACGGCGGCGTCTTCCACACCTATGAGGACCACCGGCTCGCCACCGCGGGCGCGATCATCGGCCTGCTGGTGAAGGACGTCGAGATCGAGGACATCGCCACCACCGGCAAGACGATGCCCGATTTCCCCGATCTGTGGCACCGGATGCTCTCGGGAGAGAGTGACTAG
- the rsgA gene encoding ribosome small subunit-dependent GTPase A, translating into MRRYGKNIDEDDIRFRPSRRGTRPRTNRRPAHEDAAEGFVLTVDRGRITCLVEDRTVTAMKARELGRKGVVVGDRVAIVGDMSGAKDTLARIVRVEERRSALRRTADDDDPFERVVVANADQLAVVTALADPEPRPRLIDRCLVAAFDAGLDPLLILTKSDLAPAGPLLETYAPLGIQHVVTTREEFDEEAVGRVRELLTGHVTAFVGHSGVGKTTLVNALVPERQRATGEVNAVTGRGRHTTVSALALPLPDDSGWVIDTPGVRSFGLHHVDPSRVILAFPDLEPGTENCPRACSHDEPECALDAWVVAGHADPARLYSLRRLLATRERREGD; encoded by the coding sequence ATGCGCCGGTACGGGAAGAACATCGACGAGGACGACATCCGGTTCCGTCCCAGCCGCCGGGGCACCCGGCCGCGCACCAACCGGCGTCCGGCCCACGAGGACGCGGCCGAGGGCTTCGTCCTGACCGTGGACCGGGGCCGGATCACCTGCCTGGTCGAGGACCGCACGGTCACCGCGATGAAGGCGCGCGAACTGGGCCGCAAGGGGGTCGTGGTCGGCGACCGGGTGGCCATTGTCGGGGACATGTCGGGCGCCAAGGACACCCTGGCGCGGATCGTGCGGGTCGAGGAGCGCCGCTCCGCGCTGCGCCGGACGGCGGACGACGACGACCCGTTCGAGCGGGTGGTCGTCGCCAACGCCGACCAGCTCGCCGTCGTCACCGCCCTCGCCGACCCCGAGCCGAGGCCGCGGCTGATCGACCGCTGCCTGGTCGCGGCGTTCGACGCCGGACTCGATCCGCTGCTGATCCTCACCAAATCCGACCTGGCCCCGGCCGGGCCGCTGCTGGAGACCTACGCGCCGCTCGGCATCCAGCATGTGGTGACCACCCGTGAGGAGTTCGACGAGGAGGCCGTGGGCCGGGTGCGGGAGCTGCTGACCGGGCACGTCACGGCGTTCGTCGGGCACAGCGGGGTGGGCAAGACGACGCTGGTCAACGCGCTGGTGCCGGAGCGGCAGCGAGCCACGGGCGAGGTGAACGCCGTCACCGGCCGGGGCCGGCACACCACCGTCTCGGCGCTCGCCCTGCCGCTGCCGGACGATTCGGGCTGGGTGATCGACACGCCCGGCGTGCGGTCGTTCGGTCTGCATCACGTCGACCCCTCGCGGGTCATCCTCGCCTTCCCCGACCTTGAGCCGGGCACGGAGAACTGCCCGCGCGCGTGCAGTCATGACGAGCCGGAGTGCGCGCTGGACGCCTGGGTGGTCGCCGGCCACGCGGACCCGGCCCGGCTGTACTCCCTGCGCCGCCTGCTGGCCACCCGCGAGCGGCGCGAGGGGGACTAG
- a CDS encoding TetR/AcrR family transcriptional regulator, giving the protein MPDVLTPPAPRVNPVPHQSEPPFEGEDATLPTARESLLRAARDALERRPWPMVRMVEIATDAGVSRQTLYNEFGDKAGLGSALAERQVTALLDEFGSFCADEHRTPAAILAGTTDWIVRAAHADVLVHGALVGCPGARLPRSAWGPGALIAELRDRAVRALARRTPPAEAAGLPHRCETAIRLAVSHLVAPAPGGR; this is encoded by the coding sequence ATGCCGGACGTCTTGACACCTCCCGCCCCTCGCGTCAATCCTGTCCCGCACCAGTCGGAGCCGCCCTTCGAAGGCGAGGACGCGACGTTGCCCACCGCGCGCGAGTCCCTGTTGCGAGCCGCCAGGGACGCTCTCGAACGGCGTCCCTGGCCGATGGTCAGGATGGTCGAGATCGCCACCGACGCCGGAGTGTCCCGGCAGACGCTCTACAACGAGTTCGGTGACAAGGCCGGCCTCGGCTCCGCGCTGGCGGAGCGTCAGGTCACCGCGCTACTCGACGAGTTCGGCTCGTTCTGCGCCGACGAGCACCGCACGCCCGCCGCGATCCTGGCCGGGACGACGGACTGGATCGTGCGCGCCGCCCACGCGGACGTCCTGGTCCACGGCGCCCTCGTGGGCTGCCCGGGCGCCCGGCTGCCGCGGTCCGCCTGGGGACCGGGCGCGCTGATCGCGGAGCTGCGCGACCGGGCCGTGCGCGCCCTGGCCCGCCGGACCCCGCCGGCCGAGGCGGCCGGTCTCCCTCACCGCTGCGAGACGGCGATCCGCCTCGCCGTCTCCCACCTCGTCGCCCCGGCCCCCGGGGGCCGCTGA
- the hisN gene encoding histidinol-phosphatase: MSDYHDDLRLAHVLADAADAATMERFKSLDLKVETKPDMTPVSEADRGAEELIRGVLQRARPRDAVLGEEFGSVGQGPRRWIVDPIDGTKNYVRGVPVWATLIALMERGEGGDRPVVGVVSAPALQRRWWAALGGGAYTGRSLTSATRLRVSGVSRLADASFSYSSLSGWEERDRLGGFLELTRACWRTRAYGDFWSYMMVAEGAVDICAEPELSLWDMAACAIVVREAGGRFTGLDGRDTPLGGDAAASNGLLHGELLGYLGS; this comes from the coding sequence ATGTCCGATTACCACGATGATCTGCGCCTCGCGCACGTCCTGGCCGACGCCGCCGACGCCGCGACGATGGAGCGGTTCAAGTCCCTTGATCTGAAGGTCGAGACGAAGCCGGACATGACACCGGTCAGCGAGGCGGACCGGGGCGCCGAGGAGCTGATCCGGGGCGTTCTCCAGCGTGCCCGGCCACGGGACGCGGTGCTGGGCGAGGAGTTCGGGAGCGTCGGGCAGGGGCCGCGCCGCTGGATCGTGGACCCGATCGACGGCACCAAGAACTATGTGCGCGGCGTGCCGGTGTGGGCCACGCTGATCGCGCTGATGGAGCGGGGCGAGGGCGGCGACCGGCCGGTGGTGGGGGTGGTCTCGGCACCGGCGCTCCAGCGCCGCTGGTGGGCCGCGCTGGGCGGCGGCGCGTACACGGGCCGGAGCCTGACGTCGGCGACACGGCTGCGGGTGTCGGGGGTGTCACGGCTGGCGGACGCCTCATTCTCGTACTCGTCGCTGTCGGGCTGGGAGGAACGCGATCGGCTGGGCGGGTTCCTGGAGCTGACGCGGGCCTGCTGGCGGACGCGGGCGTACGGCGACTTCTGGTCCTACATGATGGTCGCCGAGGGGGCGGTGGACATCTGCGCCGAGCCGGAGCTGTCGCTGTGGGACATGGCGGCGTGCGCGATCGTGGTGCGGGAGGCGGGCGGCCGGTTCACCGGGCTGGACGGACGGGACACCCCGCTCGGCGGAGACGCCGCGGCGTCCAACGGGCTCCTGCACGGAGAACTGCTGGGGTACCTGGGCTCCTGA
- a CDS encoding CBS domain-containing protein, producing the protein MLVRDAMSTVVLTIGPTHTLRQAARLMSARRVGAAVVLDPETSGVGILTERDVLASVGRGQDPDRERAGAHTTTDVVFAAPQWTLADAASAMAQGGFRHLIVLDANEPIGIVSVRDIINCWTPVVGRA; encoded by the coding sequence ATGCTGGTCCGCGACGCGATGAGCACCGTCGTCCTCACCATTGGCCCGACTCACACACTCCGTCAGGCGGCCCGTCTGATGTCGGCCCGCCGGGTCGGCGCGGCGGTCGTGCTCGACCCCGAGACCTCAGGCGTGGGAATCCTCACCGAACGCGATGTCCTCGCCTCGGTCGGCCGGGGCCAGGACCCCGACCGCGAGCGGGCGGGCGCGCACACGACGACCGATGTGGTCTTCGCCGCCCCGCAGTGGACGCTCGCCGACGCGGCGTCCGCGATGGCGCAGGGCGGCTTCCGGCATCTGATCGTCCTCGACGCGAACGAGCCGATCGGCATCGTCTCGGTGCGCGACATCATCAACTGCTGGACCCCGGTGGTCGGCAGGGCCTGA
- a CDS encoding catalase produces MTDQIAAGPLTTESGAPVADNQNSQSAGVGGPVLIQDQLLIEKLAHFNRERIPERIVHARGAGAYGTFTLTADVSRYTRAKFLSEVGKQTEVFLRFSTVAGNLGAADAVRDPRGFAIKFYTEEGNYDLVGNNTPVFFIKDAIKFPDFIHTQKRDPYTGSQEADNVWDFWGLSPESTHQVTWLFGDRGIPASYRHMNGYGSHTFQWTNEAGEAFWVKYHFKTDQGIKNLTTEEANVLAGTDPDSHQRDLRVSIENGEFPSWTVQVQIMPAAEAASYRFNPFDLTKVWPHADYPPITIGKLELNRNPENIFAEVEQSIFSPHHFVPGIGPSPDKMLQGRLFAYGDAHRYRVGINADHLPVNRPHATEARTNGRDGLSYDGRHGGAKNYEPNSFGGPVQTDRPLWEAVPVTGYTGDHEAPSHTEDNDFVQAGYLYRLMTDEEKDRLIENLAGFIAKVSRDDIAERAVENFREADEDYGKRLTAAVQALRG; encoded by the coding sequence ATGACCGACCAGATCGCGGCGGGACCGCTCACCACGGAGTCCGGCGCCCCGGTTGCCGACAATCAGAACAGCCAGTCGGCCGGCGTCGGCGGCCCCGTGCTGATCCAGGACCAGCTCCTGATCGAGAAGCTGGCCCACTTCAACCGCGAGCGGATCCCGGAGCGGATCGTGCATGCCCGCGGCGCCGGCGCGTATGGCACGTTCACCCTCACCGCCGACGTGTCGCGGTACACCCGGGCGAAGTTCCTGTCCGAGGTCGGCAAGCAGACCGAGGTCTTCCTCCGCTTCTCCACCGTCGCGGGGAATCTGGGAGCGGCCGACGCCGTGCGCGACCCGCGCGGTTTCGCGATCAAGTTCTACACCGAAGAGGGCAATTACGACCTGGTCGGCAATAACACGCCCGTCTTCTTCATCAAGGACGCGATCAAGTTCCCGGACTTCATCCACACGCAGAAGCGCGACCCGTACACCGGCTCCCAGGAGGCGGACAACGTATGGGACTTCTGGGGTCTGTCCCCCGAGTCGACGCACCAGGTGACCTGGCTGTTCGGTGACCGCGGCATCCCCGCGTCCTACCGCCACATGAACGGGTACGGCTCGCACACCTTCCAGTGGACCAACGAGGCCGGCGAGGCGTTCTGGGTCAAGTACCACTTCAAGACCGACCAGGGCATCAAGAACCTCACGACCGAGGAAGCCAACGTCCTGGCCGGCACGGATCCCGACAGCCACCAGCGGGACCTGCGCGTCTCCATCGAGAACGGCGAGTTCCCGTCCTGGACCGTGCAGGTGCAGATCATGCCCGCGGCCGAGGCCGCGAGCTACCGGTTCAACCCGTTCGACCTGACCAAGGTCTGGCCGCACGCGGACTACCCGCCGATCACCATCGGCAAGCTGGAGCTCAACCGGAACCCGGAGAACATCTTCGCCGAGGTCGAGCAGTCGATCTTCTCCCCGCACCACTTCGTGCCGGGCATCGGCCCCTCGCCCGACAAGATGCTCCAGGGCCGCCTGTTCGCCTACGGTGACGCCCACCGGTACCGCGTGGGCATCAACGCCGACCACCTCCCGGTGAACCGGCCGCACGCCACCGAGGCCCGCACCAACGGCCGCGACGGCTTGTCCTACGACGGCCGTCACGGCGGCGCGAAGAACTACGAGCCGAACAGCTTCGGCGGCCCGGTCCAGACCGACCGCCCGCTGTGGGAGGCGGTCCCCGTCACCGGGTACACGGGCGACCACGAGGCTCCCTCGCACACCGAGGACAATGACTTCGTCCAGGCGGGGTACTTGTACCGACTGATGACGGACGAGGAGAAGGACCGTCTGATCGAGAATCTCGCGGGTTTCATCGCGAAGGTCTCCCGTGACGACATCGCCGAGCGGGCCGTGGAGAACTTCCGCGAGGCGGACGAGGACTACGGCAAGCGGCTCACGGCCGCGGTCCAGGCCCTCCGCGGCTGA
- a CDS encoding Fur family transcriptional regulator produces MSDLLQRLRDRGWRLTAQRRVIAEVLDGEHVHFTADEVHALAVERLPEISRASVYNTLGELVALGEVLEVTTDGRAKRYDPNAHHPHQHLVCSGCGLMRDVRITSDPLSALPAEERFGFSVSDVAVTYYGRCPDCVAVVAVAAVTSAGRG; encoded by the coding sequence ATGAGTGACCTGCTTCAGCGACTCCGGGACCGCGGCTGGCGACTCACCGCCCAGCGGCGCGTCATCGCCGAGGTGCTGGATGGTGAGCATGTCCACTTCACCGCGGACGAGGTGCACGCGCTGGCCGTCGAGCGGCTGCCCGAGATCTCCCGTGCCTCCGTCTACAACACGCTGGGCGAGCTGGTCGCGCTCGGCGAGGTCCTGGAGGTCACCACGGACGGCCGGGCCAAGCGGTACGACCCGAACGCGCACCACCCGCACCAGCATCTGGTCTGCTCCGGCTGCGGCCTGATGCGGGACGTGCGGATCACCTCCGACCCGCTGTCCGCGCTGCCCGCCGAGGAGCGGTTCGGCTTCTCGGTCTCGGACGTGGCCGTGACGTACTACGGGCGCTGCCCCGACTGCGTCGCCGTCGTCGCCGTCGCCGCGGTGACCTCCGCCGGGCGTGGCTGA
- a CDS encoding acyl-CoA thioesterase: MDATLQYLLDLLDLERIERDIFRGGSHASVIPRVFGGQVAAQALVAACRTAPEDRLPHSLHSYFLRSGDPGSPIVYTVDRIRDGRSFTTRRVVAVQHGQPIFHLSASFQVAEEGLEHQDPMPSAPDPETLPPAEELLPRYADLFFDRGAMELLLQARRAIDLRYVAEPPFATAGEPREARAQVWFRINGKLDGDRDDPVAHLCLGTYVSDMTLLDSVLLAHGRGGWMTGDIVGASLDHAMWFHRPFRADEWLLYDTDSPTSQGGRGLAHGRIFTRDGRLAVSVIQEGLMRVPRARA, from the coding sequence ATGGACGCCACTCTTCAGTACTTGCTCGACCTGCTGGATCTGGAACGGATCGAACGGGACATCTTCCGGGGCGGCAGTCACGCTTCCGTCATCCCCCGGGTCTTCGGCGGGCAGGTCGCCGCACAGGCCCTCGTCGCCGCCTGCCGCACCGCGCCGGAGGACCGGCTGCCGCATTCCCTGCACTCGTACTTCCTGCGCTCCGGCGACCCCGGCTCGCCCATCGTCTACACGGTGGACCGCATCCGCGACGGCCGCTCGTTCACCACCCGCCGGGTGGTGGCCGTGCAGCACGGGCAGCCGATCTTCCACCTGTCGGCGTCCTTCCAGGTGGCCGAGGAGGGACTGGAGCACCAGGACCCGATGCCGTCGGCGCCGGACCCGGAGACGCTGCCGCCCGCCGAGGAGCTGCTGCCGCGTTACGCGGACCTCTTCTTCGACCGAGGCGCGATGGAGCTGCTGCTCCAGGCGAGACGGGCGATCGACCTGCGGTACGTCGCGGAGCCGCCGTTCGCCACGGCGGGGGAGCCGCGCGAGGCGCGGGCGCAGGTGTGGTTCCGGATCAACGGCAAGCTCGACGGGGACCGCGACGACCCGGTGGCGCACCTGTGCCTGGGGACGTACGTCTCGGACATGACGCTGCTGGACTCCGTGCTGCTCGCGCACGGGCGCGGCGGCTGGATGACGGGCGACATCGTGGGCGCGAGCCTGGACCACGCGATGTGGTTCCACCGGCCGTTCCGGGCGGACGAGTGGCTGCTGTACGACACGGATTCCCCGACCTCCCAGGGCGGCCGGGGCCTGGCGCACGGCCGGATCTTCACGCGGGACGGCCGGCTGGCGGTCTCGGTGATACAGGAGGGCCTGATGCGGGTCCCGCGCGCCCGGGCGTGA